From the genome of Primulina huaijiensis isolate GDHJ02 chromosome 11, ASM1229523v2, whole genome shotgun sequence:
aaaaaatattgcaCAAATTGGAACCAATCATTAATTCGAACCACACATTgaattattttacttaaaagttCGACCAACCTTTATTGAAGACATATTTGAACTCTCCCACGGGTGATGCATCTTGACCATGCCCATACCCTTTTCATGTGGGCCCGATCTATCCACAACTACAACCCGGCCCTCAACGTACCAAATAGTCTCTCCAATATTCCTACCTAGCTATAATCAAGGAGGTGTAGAAGACGAGAAATACCTAGCTATTAGATTTCAGCCGCcctctaaatttttttagaaattaacatttaatttttgtcatatgtaatttatttcaCTGTCATACTTGGTATTTGGTGCCATTCACCATGACAAAGTTGCTAGCTAGCTAGCATCTCCGATCCTATATAAACTCATGCACCCCATATCTTGAAATCCCATCTCCAAAAAGACAAGAAAACATAACCAATGTCTGGTGTGTGGGTTTTCAAGAATGGTGTGGTCCGACTAGTCGAAAACTTCGGAGACTGCCCTCGCCGGAAAACCCTAGTTCATGTCCCCTCCGAAGAGGTCATTACGTCATACGGAGTCTTGGAAAGAAAACTGTTGTCACTCGGTTGGGAGAGGTACCACGGCGATCCGGAGTTGCTCCAGTTCCATAAAAGATCCACGATACACCTCATCTCACTCCCAAAGGACTTCAACAAGTTCAAATCTATGCATATGTACGATATTGTTGTCAAGAACCGCAACGAGTTCGAAGTTAGAGACGTGCTACAATCTCAGTGAGTTTGAATTTAGAGAAGTGTAATAATACTGCGAAATTTCCGATTAAACTTTGTTCAATTCCAAGTTGACTGAAGGTGAAGTTTGCAGCATATATATTGATGTattgtaaattatatattaatgtaTTTCATCTAGCTAGATGTTTTGGAATGGATAGTATATATACGGCAGTGCGTAGCCAGCaagatatttttcttttcttttcttttttttcctgtctttttgtttttttcctttCCGCTTAGCACCTTtcgaaataattaattaatacaggATCGGATGAGGGtgccccaaaaaaaaaatacaatatcatatactttaattttattttttatgaaaaagaaaataaatttcagcgtaaattttgtataatagATCACAACTAATTGATTGATAAAAAATTAGTATAAgaaatctaataaaaaaaataaaaatttgtctcATTGTGATACTCTCAACTCGGTGATGAACTCGACTTTTTCGTAATCAGATATGATTACATAGTATATCTtactctttttaaaataaaaaaaatttatttgtaacGCAAATTTCATTAATATTGACGAAAAAGTACAAGTTGCGTATATTTTTCTGCCCTTTTGTGGATAACGATTTTATATCTTGTGTTTTTATATATCTTCTCTCCCTTCTTATTTTGCTACTTGCTAACTATACACTAAAAAAACAATACTAGTCACAATATTATCTGATTTtagatttaaattaattttcatttttaatcttaaatttcactatttaatttgaaatatgtctcttatgagacggtctcacagtaTTTATTCATGATATTGGTTAACTTTGTACATATttaccataaaaagtaatacttttgacataaaatttatattttttcatgagtgaccTAAATAGAATacttatctcacaaaattgactcataatACCGTCTCGTATTAATTTTGTGTGAATGTTGTAAATAGGACGTGAAAAACAGAGGATATAAAGTAAAAACTTGAGCAATTTATAAATGTTGCATGTTCTCGTATGTTTTGTGAAGGGATGAACTTGTAAGAACATCGGACTCCAAAAGCAATGTGGCGTTGTCCACTAACCAATTGGCCCAAAGTCAGATACACAAGCCTTTCATTATACAATGTTTTCGATTAATTTTATAACTATGGATCCGTTTGGAGACACTTTATTTCGCATTTGAGTTCCAATAAACCTACAAATCAAACTAACCTTAATTTTGTGATTCTCCGGCGACATGAGAGCGAGTTTGCTTGTTTTCCATCGTTACTGCTCGTGAGGTTTTGTTTTCTTTAGGTTTAACATGCAGAACGATTTGGAAAAATGGTCTTTATTCGATCAATACGTATTTTCGGGTAGTTTCCAAGCCCAAACCCAAAAGTAATTGCTTCAATTAACTTAAAATACTAGTTAAATTTATCTAAAATATCTCATTATTAAGTTATAagtatatgatatatgtttgtaggaccgagtgcttaccgctttaccaaaagctatagcttgTGGTAactgtgcaactcaaatcttttaaaccgcacagcagctcaagcaccacggttcgatcgttctaccaagtagggacaattattgcacccaacaatttttttaaattattattcacAATTAGACTTATCTTGTTTAACATAACTATATCACTACACATTACCTCATTTATCaagtataataattttttcatgtatttttactttttttcaataaattaatttttattgattgAATTAAATTGAACAAGAAAAAAacctgaaatttgttttttcGGAATTTTGCATCGTACGTCCATGTCCAGCTTTAATGAGAAAGTTTAATGGAAACCCAAAAGCCCCGGAACAAGTTTAATATAATGATCAAATAGAATTATTTCATATCTGGAATTTTGTCCccaatttttatcattattattaatatttttttcataatgaTGATTTGACAATTCTATGTCAATAAAAGCAGATGGTCCGAACACATGCATGAAAAATTAAAGTTTATgataattattatttcatttattttatttaagtgagATGACACCTTCGTTTACTTGGACTCCTGCcacttttgaaattttttatttaattctgaaaggaaaattgacttgtactttaaaattattatttttaaactgaaattgtaaattaagaattttttctttttataatattgagtttttaaatttcatatttgatttctaatatttaaaaaaatctgttttttaattaaagaatttttttttatcttgtaaGAATCCtattaagataaaaaaaagtcCATATATATTGAAGAACCGTTGTTGCACAATGCATGCACGAGATACGAGAGAACAAAACTAAAAATCGGGAGAATTTTCTGAAGAACTCGCAAAAATGAAGTATCGTTGTTTCACTGGGTTGCTGTGAGTTGTTGAAGACACTCAAAGATAACACATATACAAAGTGttgattgaagaattatttcgTTACTCCAAATTTCATCAACACGTATTGCATTATtaaattttggttatttttgttattgataTTATAGAGTGTAATTTATTTCCTTTGCTTGTTAAGGAATGTAGTTTTTCGTTTATTCACTATTATTGGTTTTGTAAACTCGATTTcttttctaataattattttttcatgagacATCGCACAAGTATGTTCACTTATATACAATTATCTCTtgtcatttttaattaaattatttatttgtgtgttaTATTATTCCGATGTATGTTATCAGAATGAGTTAGAACATTCGAGACAACATTTTATATCTGATACACACAatctttattataatattaaacaaaattctttcaaattcaACACaagtttttaataaatttatgtataaatatattaaatttgatgataTCTCGACCCAATTGTAACAAACTCTTCTTCAACtcaaaatatatacacacataaacttcataattttttttgaatactCAAACTATCAATAAAAATGCGATCTATTTGGTAATAGTGCCGGCTGTGCATATTTCAAATGTCGGAAATAGTATAATAAGTAATTGGtcattttgatttttatatggTCAGGACTCGAGGAGTTGTACGTTTAGGTGTTAGGTAttgagtttttgtttttgtttttgtttttattaccCTCGATCGatcatattaatttatattaattaataattagtcTGGTACAACATTTTATCAATAATTATACaaagtaattttaaaattatttaattagttattATTAGTTCATCATTATTTGTAAATTTCACGTGCTACTTTTTTCTTGA
Proteins encoded in this window:
- the LOC140988726 gene encoding flowering-promoting factor 1-like protein 3; translation: MSGVWVFKNGVVRLVENFGDCPRRKTLVHVPSEEVITSYGVLERKLLSLGWERYHGDPELLQFHKRSTIHLISLPKDFNKFKSMHMYDIVVKNRNEFEVRDVLQSQ